The following are from one region of the Corylus avellana chromosome ca1, CavTom2PMs-1.0 genome:
- the LOC132166929 gene encoding hydroxyproline O-galactosyltransferase HPGT1 isoform X3 — MFMGQSAISVDDTLKIIACREQHKKLAALEMELAAARQEGFDSKHSTETTGTNSKKRPLIVIGILTGFGRKNNRDAIRKAWMGTGAALKRMEHKKGIVVRFVIGRSANRGDSLDRSIDSENRQNDDFVILDNHVEAVEELPKKAKLFFVHAADKWDADFYAKVNDDVYVNIDALGTTLAAHFDKPRLYIGCMKSGEVFSEKSHKWYEPDWWKFGDKKSYFRHASGELYVISRALAKFISINRSILRTYAHDDVSVGSWFIGLDVKHVNEGKFCCSSWSAGAICAGV; from the exons ATGTTCATG ggGCAGTCTGCCATATCTGTGGATGATACATTGAAAATCATAGCCTGCAG GGAACAGCATAAGAAGTTAGCAGCCCTTGAGATGGAGTTGGCTGCAGCTAGACAGGAGGGTTTTGATTCAAAGCACTCAACAGAGACTACTGGGACTAATTCTAAGAAAAGGCCTCTAATAGTAATAGGAATACTGACAGGGTTTGGCCGCAAAAATAATAGAGATGCAATTCGTAAGGCATGGATGGGAACTG GTGCGGCTTTGAAAAGAATGGAGCACAAGAAGGGCATAGTTGTACGATTTGTCATTGGAAGaag TGCAAATCGTGGGGACAGTTTGGACAGGAGCATTGACAGTGAAAATAGACAGAATGATGACTTTGTTATTCTT GATAACCATGTGGAGGCAGTTGAGGAGCTTCCAAAGAAGGCCAAGTTGTTCTTTGTTCATGCTGCAGATAAATGGGATGCTGATTTTTACGCTAAAGTCAATGATGATGTTTATGTGAATATTG ATGCTTTGGGCACTACACTTGCCGCTCATTTTGACAAACCTCGTCTTTATATTGGATGCATGAAATCAGGCGAAGTGTTTTCTGAAAA GAGCCATAAATGGTATGAACCAGATTGGTGGAAATTTGGCGATAAAAAATC ATACTTTCGCCATGCTTCAGGTGAGTTATACGTCATATCGCGGGCTTTGGCTAAATTTATATCAATAAATAG ATCTATTCTTCGTACCTATGCCCATGATGATGTCAGTGTTGGATCCTGGTTTATTGGGCTCGATGTCAAACATGTCAATGAAGGAAAGTTTTGCTGCTCATCTTGGTCAGCAGGAGCTATATGTGCAggtgtttga
- the LOC132190536 gene encoding uncharacterized protein LOC132190536 has protein sequence MDYDFRTRSGQSYDVQFPMYRAVTSSSSSAPSSHPMYGPSLYPRVGQPGPTMSPSAPSRPAPSPYHHHHTSTITPSPSSGLGIRVTIKPQYRITPPPQLSPQVGDIPRSNFQFDFEVERKILAEAEKDIPNWSRLGLENLPSRAMGSASPSPSGPVADPVVSKYISSGLSREAVPLAVANYGDNPTKVREFVNAYTLLREMGFSSNNVAEALVMYDNDTDKALAHFLNSPS, from the exons ATGGACTACGATTTCAGAACCAGGTCCGGTCAATCATACGACGTACAATTCCCGATGTACCGGGCAGtcacatcatcatcatcatcggcGCCGTCCAGCCACCCGATGTACGGACCGTCGCTCTATCCTCGGGTGGGTCAACCCGGCCCCACCATGTCTCCTTCCGCACCAAGTCGCCCCGCTCCCTCTCcctaccaccaccaccacacctCCACTATCACCCCGTCCCCTTCTT cAGGATTGGGAATTAGGGTTACGATAAAGCCGCAGTATCGGATCACTCCTCCG CCTCAATTGTCACCACAAGTAGGAGATATTCCCCGAAGCAATTTCCAATTCGACTTTGAAGTAGAGAGAAAAATTTTGGCTGAAGCAGAGAAGGACATCCCAAATTGGAGCAGGCTTGGGTTGGAAAACCTTCCATCTAGAGCTATGGGGTCggcatctccatctccatcg GGTCCTGTTGCAGATCCTGTGGTGAGCAAATATATTTCTTCAGGACTCAGCCGAGAAGCTGTTCCTCTTGCGGTTGCGAATTATGGGGACAATCCAACCAAG GTTCGAGAATTTGTCAATGCCTACACGCTTCTAAGAGAAATGGGATTTTCATCGAACAATGTTGCCGAAGCCTTAGTCATGTATGACAACGACACAGACAAGGCACTTGCTCATTTCCTTAACAGTCCATCATGA
- the LOC132166929 gene encoding hydroxyproline O-galactosyltransferase HPGT1 isoform X2, which translates to MQSKGSNTRLSGMASRSRIPTLLLFMFAAFSSIYVAGRLWQDSENRVYLIKELDRITGQSAISVDDTLKIIACREQHKKLAALEMELAAARQEGFDSKHSTETTGTNSKKRPLIVIGILTGFGRKNNRDAIRKAWMGTGAALKRMEHKKGIVVRFVIGRSANRGDSLDRSIDSENRQNDDFVILDNHVEAVEELPKKAKLFFVHAADKWDADFYAKVNDDVYVNIDALGTTLAAHFDKPRLYIGCMKSGEVFSEKSHKWYEPDWWKFGDKKSYFRHASGELYVISRALAKFISINRSILRTYAHDDVSVGSWFIGLDVKHVNEGKFCCSSWSAGAICAGV; encoded by the exons ATGCAGAGTAAGGGATCGAATACCCGGCTTTCGGGCATGGCTTCTCGGTCCCGAATCCCCACTCTCTTGCTCTTCATGTTTGCCGCCTTCTCTTCCATATACGTCGCTGGCCG GCTATGGCAGGACTCGGAAAACCGAGTGTATTTGATAAAAGAGCTTGATCGGATAACTGGGCAG TCTGCCATATCTGTGGATGATACATTGAAAATCATAGCCTGCAG GGAACAGCATAAGAAGTTAGCAGCCCTTGAGATGGAGTTGGCTGCAGCTAGACAGGAGGGTTTTGATTCAAAGCACTCAACAGAGACTACTGGGACTAATTCTAAGAAAAGGCCTCTAATAGTAATAGGAATACTGACAGGGTTTGGCCGCAAAAATAATAGAGATGCAATTCGTAAGGCATGGATGGGAACTG GTGCGGCTTTGAAAAGAATGGAGCACAAGAAGGGCATAGTTGTACGATTTGTCATTGGAAGaag TGCAAATCGTGGGGACAGTTTGGACAGGAGCATTGACAGTGAAAATAGACAGAATGATGACTTTGTTATTCTT GATAACCATGTGGAGGCAGTTGAGGAGCTTCCAAAGAAGGCCAAGTTGTTCTTTGTTCATGCTGCAGATAAATGGGATGCTGATTTTTACGCTAAAGTCAATGATGATGTTTATGTGAATATTG ATGCTTTGGGCACTACACTTGCCGCTCATTTTGACAAACCTCGTCTTTATATTGGATGCATGAAATCAGGCGAAGTGTTTTCTGAAAA GAGCCATAAATGGTATGAACCAGATTGGTGGAAATTTGGCGATAAAAAATC ATACTTTCGCCATGCTTCAGGTGAGTTATACGTCATATCGCGGGCTTTGGCTAAATTTATATCAATAAATAG ATCTATTCTTCGTACCTATGCCCATGATGATGTCAGTGTTGGATCCTGGTTTATTGGGCTCGATGTCAAACATGTCAATGAAGGAAAGTTTTGCTGCTCATCTTGGTCAGCAGGAGCTATATGTGCAggtgtttga
- the LOC132166929 gene encoding hydroxyproline O-galactosyltransferase HPGT1 isoform X1, translating into MQSKGSNTRLSGMASRSRIPTLLLFMFAAFSSIYVAGRLWQDSENRVYLIKELDRITGQGQSAISVDDTLKIIACREQHKKLAALEMELAAARQEGFDSKHSTETTGTNSKKRPLIVIGILTGFGRKNNRDAIRKAWMGTGAALKRMEHKKGIVVRFVIGRSANRGDSLDRSIDSENRQNDDFVILDNHVEAVEELPKKAKLFFVHAADKWDADFYAKVNDDVYVNIDALGTTLAAHFDKPRLYIGCMKSGEVFSEKSHKWYEPDWWKFGDKKSYFRHASGELYVISRALAKFISINRSILRTYAHDDVSVGSWFIGLDVKHVNEGKFCCSSWSAGAICAGV; encoded by the exons ATGCAGAGTAAGGGATCGAATACCCGGCTTTCGGGCATGGCTTCTCGGTCCCGAATCCCCACTCTCTTGCTCTTCATGTTTGCCGCCTTCTCTTCCATATACGTCGCTGGCCG GCTATGGCAGGACTCGGAAAACCGAGTGTATTTGATAAAAGAGCTTGATCGGATAACTGGGCAG ggGCAGTCTGCCATATCTGTGGATGATACATTGAAAATCATAGCCTGCAG GGAACAGCATAAGAAGTTAGCAGCCCTTGAGATGGAGTTGGCTGCAGCTAGACAGGAGGGTTTTGATTCAAAGCACTCAACAGAGACTACTGGGACTAATTCTAAGAAAAGGCCTCTAATAGTAATAGGAATACTGACAGGGTTTGGCCGCAAAAATAATAGAGATGCAATTCGTAAGGCATGGATGGGAACTG GTGCGGCTTTGAAAAGAATGGAGCACAAGAAGGGCATAGTTGTACGATTTGTCATTGGAAGaag TGCAAATCGTGGGGACAGTTTGGACAGGAGCATTGACAGTGAAAATAGACAGAATGATGACTTTGTTATTCTT GATAACCATGTGGAGGCAGTTGAGGAGCTTCCAAAGAAGGCCAAGTTGTTCTTTGTTCATGCTGCAGATAAATGGGATGCTGATTTTTACGCTAAAGTCAATGATGATGTTTATGTGAATATTG ATGCTTTGGGCACTACACTTGCCGCTCATTTTGACAAACCTCGTCTTTATATTGGATGCATGAAATCAGGCGAAGTGTTTTCTGAAAA GAGCCATAAATGGTATGAACCAGATTGGTGGAAATTTGGCGATAAAAAATC ATACTTTCGCCATGCTTCAGGTGAGTTATACGTCATATCGCGGGCTTTGGCTAAATTTATATCAATAAATAG ATCTATTCTTCGTACCTATGCCCATGATGATGTCAGTGTTGGATCCTGGTTTATTGGGCTCGATGTCAAACATGTCAATGAAGGAAAGTTTTGCTGCTCATCTTGGTCAGCAGGAGCTATATGTGCAggtgtttga
- the LOC132168002 gene encoding uncharacterized protein LOC132168002, translating into MVREKDVCWEYAEKLEGNKVMCKFCQRILNGGISRLKHHLSRLPSKGVNPCTKVRDDVTDRVRAIITQKEDTKENSCVTKNKLTEARSTGNISSVKAPILLDASSPISKVFPSVTPMAPPTLNNQENAEKSIALFFFENKLDFSVARSSSYQLMIEAIAKCGPGFTGPSAEMLKTAWLERIKSEVSLQSKDVEKEWSTTGCTIIADTWTDNKSRALINFLVSSPSRTFFHKSVDASSYFKNTKCLADLFDSVIQDFGLENVVQIIMDSSFNYTGIANHILQNYKTIFVSPCASQCLNLILEEFSKVDWVNRCILQAQTITKFIYNNASMLDLMKQFTGGQELIKTGITKSISNFLSLQSLLKQRSRLKLMFNSPEYSTNSSYTNKPQSITCITFVEDNDFWRAVEESVAISEPFLKVLREVSGGKPAVGSIYELMTRAKESIRTYYIMDENKCKTFLDIVDRKWRNQLHSPLHAAAAFLNPSIQYNPEMKFVPSMKEDLYKVLEILLPLPDMRRDITNQICTFTKVRGMFACNLAKEARDTVSPGLWWEQYGDSAPVLQRVAIRILSQVCSSFTFERHWNTFQQIHSEKRNKIDKETLNDLVYINYNLKLARQMRTKSLEADPIQFDDIDMTSEWVEESDSPSPTQWLDRFGTALDGSDLNTRQFNAAIFGGSDHIFGL; encoded by the exons A TGGTTCGAGAAAAAGATGTTTGTTGGGAGTATGCTGAGAAATTGGAAGGAAATAAGGTAATGTGCAAATTTTGCCAAAGAATTCTTAATGGTGGCATCAGTAGATTGAAGCATCATCTATCTCGACTTCCAAGTAAAGGTGTAAATCCATGTACCAAAGTAAGAGATGATGTTACTGATAGGGTAAGAGCTATAATAACACAAAAGGAGGacacaaaagaaaattcctGTGTTACAAAGAATAAGCTAACAGAAGCCAGATCTACTGGCAATATCTCTTCAGTTAAAGCTCCTATCCTTCTCGATGCATCATCTCCAATTTCGAAAGTTTTCCCTTCTGTAACACCAATGGCTCCTCCCACTTTGAACAATCAAGAAAATGCAGAGAAAAGTattgctctatttttttttgagaataagCTGGACTTCAGTGTTGCTCGTTCTTCATCATATCAGCTTATGATTGAGGCAATAGCAAAGTGTGGTCCTGGATTTACAGGTCCATCAGCAGAGATGTTGAAGACTGCATGGTTGGAAAGGATCAAGTCTGAAGTGAGCCTACAAtcaaaagatgttgaaaaaGAGTGGTCTACCACGGGTTGTACTATCATTGCAGACACGTGGACTGACAATAAATCAAGAGCTCTGATTAACTTTCTAGTTTCGTCACCTTCCAGGACCTTTTTCCATAAATCTGTGGATGCATCTTCATACTTCAAGAACACAAAATGCCTTGCTGATTTATTTGATTCTGTTATTCAAGATTTTGGCCTAGAaaatgttgtgcaaattatcATGGATAGTAGTTTTAATTATACTGGCATTGCAAACCATATCCTGCAGAACTATAAAACCATTTTCGTGTCTCCCTGTGCCTCtcaatgtttgaatttaatctTGGAGGAATTTTCGAAGGTAGATTGGGTGAACAGATGTATCTTACAAGCACAAACCATAACAAAGTTCATATACAATAATGCCTCGATGCTTGATTTGATGAAACAGTTTACTGGGGGGCAGGAACTCATTAAGACTGGTATCACAAAGTCCATATCCAATTTCCTCTCACTGCAGTCGTTGTTGAAGCAAAGGTCTAGACTGAAGCTTATGTTCAATAGCCCTGAGTATTCGACAAACTCCTCTTATACAAATAAACCACAAAGCATAACTTGTATTACCTTTGTTGAGGATAATGATTTCTGGAGAGCAGTGGAAGAGAGTGTGGCCATCTCTGAGCCATTTCTGAAAGTGTTGAGGGAAGTATCTGGAGGAAAACCGGCTGTGGGTTCTATTTATGAACTTATGACCAGGGCCAAGGAATCGATAAGGACATACTATATAATGGATGAGAATAAGTGCAAGACATTTTTAGATATAGTAGATAGAAAGTGGCGGAACCAGCTCCATTCACCTCTACATGCAGCAGCAGCATTTTTGAACCCTAGTATCCAGTACAATCCTGAAATGAAATTCGTTCCGTCAATGAAAGAAGATCTTTACAAAGTTCTGGAGATATTACTTCCTCTGCCTGATATGAGACGTGACATCACCAATCAAATATGTACTTTTACCAAGGTGAGAGGGATGTTTGCTTGTAACTTAGCAAAGGAAGCAAGAGATACAGTTTCACCTG GGCTTTGGTGGGAACAATACGGCGACTCAGCACCGGTGTTGCAACGAGTTGCCATTAGAATACTTAGTCAAGTTTGCAGCAGTTTCACTTTCGAGAGGCACTGGAACACATTTCAGCAAATCCACTCGGAGAAGCGGAACAAGATCGATAAAGAAACGTTGAATGACCTTGTATATATAAATTACAATCTAAAGTTGGCTAGACAAATGAGAACAAAGTCCTTGGAAGCTGATCCTATTCAATTTGATGACATTGATATGACCTCAGAGTGGGTAGAGGAGAGTGATAGCCCAAGTCCTACTCAGTGGCTTGATCGATTTGGTACTGCTTTGGATGGGAGTGACTTGAATACGAGACAGTTCAATGCTGCCATATTTGGCGGAAGTGACCACATATTTGGTTTGTAA
- the LOC132166929 gene encoding hydroxyproline O-galactosyltransferase HPGT1 isoform X4, producing the protein MQSKGSNTRLSGMASRSRIPTLLLFMFAAFSSIYVAGRLWQDSENRVYLIKELDRITGQGQSAISVDDTLKIIACREQHKKLAALEMELAAARQEGFDSKHSTETTGTNSKKRPLIVIGILTGFGRKNNRDAIRKAWMGTGAALKRMEHKKGIVVRFVIGRSANRGDSLDRSIDSENRQNDDFVILDNHVEAVEELPKKAKLFFVHAADKWDADFYAKVNDDVYVNIDALGTTLAAHFDKPRLYIGCMKSGEVFSEKSHKWYEPDWWKFGDKKS; encoded by the exons ATGCAGAGTAAGGGATCGAATACCCGGCTTTCGGGCATGGCTTCTCGGTCCCGAATCCCCACTCTCTTGCTCTTCATGTTTGCCGCCTTCTCTTCCATATACGTCGCTGGCCG GCTATGGCAGGACTCGGAAAACCGAGTGTATTTGATAAAAGAGCTTGATCGGATAACTGGGCAG ggGCAGTCTGCCATATCTGTGGATGATACATTGAAAATCATAGCCTGCAG GGAACAGCATAAGAAGTTAGCAGCCCTTGAGATGGAGTTGGCTGCAGCTAGACAGGAGGGTTTTGATTCAAAGCACTCAACAGAGACTACTGGGACTAATTCTAAGAAAAGGCCTCTAATAGTAATAGGAATACTGACAGGGTTTGGCCGCAAAAATAATAGAGATGCAATTCGTAAGGCATGGATGGGAACTG GTGCGGCTTTGAAAAGAATGGAGCACAAGAAGGGCATAGTTGTACGATTTGTCATTGGAAGaag TGCAAATCGTGGGGACAGTTTGGACAGGAGCATTGACAGTGAAAATAGACAGAATGATGACTTTGTTATTCTT GATAACCATGTGGAGGCAGTTGAGGAGCTTCCAAAGAAGGCCAAGTTGTTCTTTGTTCATGCTGCAGATAAATGGGATGCTGATTTTTACGCTAAAGTCAATGATGATGTTTATGTGAATATTG ATGCTTTGGGCACTACACTTGCCGCTCATTTTGACAAACCTCGTCTTTATATTGGATGCATGAAATCAGGCGAAGTGTTTTCTGAAAA GAGCCATAAATGGTATGAACCAGATTGGTGGAAATTTGGCGATAAAAAATC GTGA